One genomic window of Thalassolituus hydrocarboniclasticus includes the following:
- a CDS encoding nucleoside 2-deoxyribosyltransferase yields the protein MPASHIRTIYLAGPEVFCPAASELGARKKALCEGYGFRGLFPLDGELQQTSSARELGFAISAANEQLIRHADLVIANLTPFRGASADVGTVYELGLARGLGKVIHGYSNDPASFAERTFALFGQGEYGGSELHDRDGLSIEQFDLHDNLMIEGGIALSGGIFLTHQAAEAEKYSDLTAFEAILSALQKQSR from the coding sequence ATGCCAGCATCTCATATCCGTACGATCTATCTTGCCGGGCCGGAAGTCTTCTGTCCGGCCGCCAGTGAACTGGGCGCACGTAAAAAAGCCCTGTGTGAAGGCTACGGCTTTCGTGGTTTATTCCCCCTTGATGGTGAGTTGCAGCAAACCAGCAGTGCCCGTGAACTGGGCTTTGCCATCAGTGCGGCCAACGAACAACTGATTCGCCATGCCGATCTGGTGATCGCCAACCTGACGCCGTTCCGCGGTGCCAGCGCCGATGTGGGTACGGTGTATGAACTGGGACTGGCACGTGGTCTGGGCAAAGTGATACACGGCTACAGCAACGACCCGGCATCCTTTGCCGAGCGCACCTTTGCGTTATTTGGTCAGGGTGAATATGGCGGTTCTGAATTACACGATCGTGATGGCTTAAGCATTGAGCAATTTGATCTGCACGACAATCTGATGATCGAAGGCGGTATAGCCCTGAGCGGCGGAATATTCCTGACACATCAGGCAGCAGAGGCGGAAAAATACAGCGATTTAACCGCGTTTGAAGCCATTTTAAGCGCACTGCAAAAGCAGTCTCGCTGA
- a CDS encoding DUF2798 domain-containing protein: MKQRIAFTLMMSFVLSVLMTCWITFINLGFTDEFFLRWFKAWVLAWPAAALIAFFTGPTIQKLSMRFK, from the coding sequence ATGAAACAGCGCATTGCATTTACCCTGATGATGTCTTTTGTCTTATCGGTGCTGATGACCTGCTGGATTACCTTTATCAACCTGGGTTTTACCGATGAGTTTTTCCTGCGCTGGTTTAAAGCCTGGGTACTTGCCTGGCCGGCGGCAGCGTTAATCGCATTTTTTACGGGCCCGACCATTCAGAAATTATCGATGCGGTTTAAATAA